In Cardinium endosymbiont of Dermatophagoides farinae, the sequence CCCATTGGAATGCCACCATCAACCTTATATCTCGTAAAGATATCGACCATCTTTACCTCCACCATGTCTTGCATTCCTTAGCCATTGCCAAGGCGACCACTTTTTCTGCCCATACTAAGATTTTGGATTTTGGCACAGGAGGAGGTTTTCCTGGTATTCCTTTGGCCATTATCTTTCCAGCGGTTGATTTTCATTTAATCGATGCTACTGCAAAAAAGATAAAAGCCGTAGAAGCCATCGTGGCCACCCTTGGGTTAGATAATGTTACCGTAGCTTGGGGAAGAGGAGAGGCGCTAAAAACACAATATGACTTTATAGTTGGCCGAGGCGTTACCAACTTAACTGTATTGTATAGTTGGGTAAAAGATAAAATCGCTCTGGAAAGCAAAAACAGCTTATCCAATGGCATCCTTTACCTAAAAGGCGCGCCATTTGAACCTTTACCATGTGCTATCGACCTATATCCCCTCCAGCGCTATTTTACCGAAGCTTTTTTTAAAGAAAAGTATTTGGTGCACGCTTATGGTATATAAGTCATTCATTCACACAATAATGGAGAATTAAGCCCGTCAACTTAAAGCATATATGTCACAACCGCCTCATTTTCTATTTTTATGTACCAGCGACTTCAATGGACTCTAAAGAACTATTTAAGTCAACTTTTTCTTTGCTTTTTCTAAAAAATATATCTTGTATGCTGTTTGCTATCTTATTTGCGACTGCTGCTCCTAATGCAGCTCCAGTGTATTGTGCAGTGTGTTTTGCTATCCATGTTATTATATTTGGTGTTGGATTTAGTGCTAGTGCTTGTTTTTCTTCTTCTATATTGTTCATATCTATATTATTAAGTATATACAAATAGGATCCAATATGTCCGCCAGCTAACGCCACTGCCCCTATAGGCAAATTTTCTGTTATACAGTACAATATGCACTTCCCATGACTGATACAATTAGTGCATGTTTTCAACAATCCAGTCTTGGTGTACCAACTATTGTTATTAAGGTCTTCTGATTCAAGCATTGTTTTTGTTGCAACTTCTAACTTGTTTAGCGCATCCGGTTCTGTTAGATGGCTACAATCCGACAGGTCCCATCCCGGTTCGGGACCACTAGGATTATCTGGATGGCCTGAGTTACGTTTAGAATCTGTTAGTTTGCTTGCAAGCATTGATCCTACCGT encodes:
- the rsmG gene encoding 16S rRNA (guanine(527)-N(7))-methyltransferase RsmG, encoding MKSIISHYFPELSPAQIELFNRLGAIYAHWNATINLISRKDIDHLYLHHVLHSLAIAKATTFSAHTKILDFGTGGGFPGIPLAIIFPAVDFHLIDATAKKIKAVEAIVATLGLDNVTVAWGRGEALKTQYDFIVGRGVTNLTVLYSWVKDKIALESKNSLSNGILYLKGAPFEPLPCAIDLYPLQRYFTEAFFKEKYLVHAYGI